Proteins co-encoded in one uncultured Draconibacterium sp. genomic window:
- a CDS encoding sodium-dependent transporter: protein MSSLPSGNRDSFSSKFGVIAAAAGSAVGLGNIWKFPYIAGVYGGAAFLFVYLAFILAIGLPVMLSELIIGRSSRKNAFGAFKVLAPGTAWRYIGIIGVGAAFLILSFYGVVAGWSIEYIVLSLKNGFSAKSPDEIGMLFTTLIESPVKPVIFQLIFMVMSAAIVIVGIQKGIEKYTKILMPMLVIILVFLCVKSVSLEGAKAGLIFLFKPDFSKLTADGILSALGHAFFTLSLGMGTLITYGSYVQKDNNLVNTVINVTVADTVIALMAGIAIFPAVFAFGIEPSQGPGLIFITLPNVFHQMPGGYIFAILFFVLLSVAALTSSISILEVVVAYFKEEFNMGRKASTVLATVLISLLGVLCSLSMGVLSPYTLFGLNIFDLMDWISANLFLPIGGMFIALFIGWYFGRKKVQEEVSQGGTLSGALLSIFMFLVKFIAPIAIAIVMLNNFGLLKF, encoded by the coding sequence ATGTCAAGTCTTCCTTCGGGTAACCGCGATTCTTTTAGTTCAAAATTTGGTGTTATAGCAGCAGCTGCTGGTTCGGCAGTTGGGTTAGGTAATATCTGGAAATTTCCGTACATCGCCGGAGTTTATGGAGGTGCTGCTTTCCTCTTTGTTTACCTGGCTTTTATACTTGCCATTGGCTTGCCGGTTATGCTATCGGAGCTGATTATTGGTAGGAGCTCAAGAAAAAATGCTTTTGGTGCGTTTAAAGTTCTTGCTCCGGGTACAGCTTGGCGATATATTGGTATTATAGGTGTAGGGGCTGCATTTTTGATTTTATCGTTTTACGGCGTTGTTGCCGGTTGGAGCATAGAATATATTGTCTTATCTCTGAAGAATGGATTTTCAGCAAAAAGCCCTGATGAGATAGGAATGTTATTTACAACACTTATTGAATCGCCTGTTAAGCCGGTTATATTTCAACTAATATTTATGGTAATGAGTGCTGCAATTGTTATTGTTGGTATTCAAAAAGGGATTGAGAAATACACAAAAATTTTAATGCCAATGTTGGTTATTATTCTTGTTTTTTTGTGTGTTAAATCGGTTTCGCTTGAAGGAGCAAAAGCAGGCTTGATTTTTTTGTTTAAACCCGATTTCTCGAAACTTACTGCCGACGGCATATTAAGTGCATTAGGGCATGCCTTTTTTACACTTAGCCTTGGTATGGGAACACTTATTACCTACGGATCATATGTACAGAAAGATAATAACTTGGTAAATACGGTTATAAATGTAACAGTTGCCGATACCGTAATTGCATTAATGGCGGGGATTGCCATTTTTCCGGCTGTGTTCGCTTTTGGTATCGAGCCAAGCCAGGGACCCGGCCTTATTTTTATTACGCTACCCAATGTGTTCCACCAAATGCCGGGGGGCTATATTTTTGCAATTTTATTTTTTGTACTCCTGTCGGTAGCCGCATTAACCTCGTCCATTTCAATTCTCGAAGTTGTTGTGGCCTATTTTAAAGAAGAATTTAATATGGGCCGTAAGGCGTCAACCGTTTTGGCAACCGTTCTTATTTCTTTATTAGGAGTTTTATGCTCGTTGTCAATGGGGGTGTTATCGCCATATACATTGTTCGGATTGAATATTTTTGACTTAATGGACTGGATATCGGCTAACTTGTTTCTGCCAATTGGAGGTATGTTTATTGCCTTATTTATTGGTTGGTATTTCGGGCGTAAAAAAGTTCAGGAAGAAGTATCGCAGGGAGGAACACTTTCCGGAGCGCTTTTGTCTATATTTATGTTCCTGGTAAAATTTATTGCCCCAATAGCTATTGCCATCGTAATGCTGAATAATTTCGGGCTGTTAAAATTCTAA
- a CDS encoding helix-hairpin-helix domain-containing protein — MRKAWLKIKNGFLSYSRGDRVGIIILSILILLLLGANAFVKRIAPKPYYTSEQFLEIQAQWDAAWQQNDNGEVLSLFNFNPNIIDESALDSLDVPEEIKRNIIKYRAAGGSFKSKNDLRKLYGMSDSVFQHVAPYIVIPENSSKKQTKSIDKSVAKQPSGFFDPNTADKDELEYFGFNSYQANNIVSYRNSGGSYRQPEDLLKIYGLDSATLAKISPYLKIELVMEPPEASPNELFIVELNSADTSDLIQLNGIGSVYASRIIKYRNLLGGFYKTNQLMEVYGFSEELFAAIKPFVAIDTTAINPIRINYAEFSEMIRHPYFDKSKVSAILNEKDKNGPIKRISDLEALDSIDAEFIDKVRPYVTCR; from the coding sequence ATGAGAAAAGCCTGGCTCAAAATAAAAAATGGATTTCTTTCCTATTCCAGAGGCGATCGTGTTGGTATTATTATCTTATCAATCTTGATTTTGCTGTTGTTGGGAGCTAATGCTTTCGTGAAAAGAATAGCACCTAAGCCCTATTATACTTCGGAACAATTTCTTGAAATACAGGCGCAGTGGGATGCAGCCTGGCAGCAAAATGATAATGGAGAGGTATTAAGTCTTTTTAATTTTAATCCGAATATCATCGATGAAAGTGCGCTCGACTCGTTGGATGTGCCTGAAGAAATTAAACGGAACATCATAAAATATCGTGCAGCCGGCGGAAGTTTTAAATCGAAAAATGATTTGCGAAAACTTTACGGAATGAGTGATTCTGTTTTTCAGCATGTTGCTCCATACATTGTTATCCCTGAAAATTCTTCAAAAAAGCAAACAAAAAGTATTGACAAGTCAGTGGCCAAACAACCTTCTGGGTTTTTTGATCCGAATACGGCAGACAAAGACGAATTGGAATATTTTGGCTTTAATTCTTATCAGGCCAATAATATTGTGTCGTATCGAAATAGCGGTGGAAGTTATCGACAGCCAGAGGATCTTTTAAAGATCTATGGACTTGATTCGGCTACTTTAGCAAAGATATCCCCTTACTTGAAAATAGAGCTTGTTATGGAGCCGCCAGAAGCCTCGCCAAACGAATTGTTTATTGTAGAACTAAATAGTGCCGATACTTCAGACCTAATTCAGCTAAATGGGATAGGTTCGGTTTATGCATCGCGAATTATTAAATACCGTAACCTGCTTGGTGGCTTTTACAAAACCAATCAATTAATGGAAGTATATGGTTTTTCGGAAGAGCTTTTCGCGGCCATAAAACCTTTTGTTGCTATTGATACAACAGCAATAAACCCAATTCGGATTAACTATGCCGAATTCTCAGAAATGATCAGACATCCATATTTTGATAAATCGAAGGTAAGTGCAATATTAAATGAAAAGGATAAAAACGGACCCATAAAAAGAATTTCAGATTTGGAGGCACTTGATTCTATTGATGCTGAGTTTATTGATAAAGTAAGGCCATATGTTACCTGCCGTTAA
- the rpsU gene encoding 30S ribosomal protein S21 → MIIIPVKEGENIERALKRFKRKFEKTGVIKELRDRQKFTKPSVRRREELKKAAYVQGLQQQED, encoded by the coding sequence ATGATTATTATTCCGGTAAAAGAAGGCGAAAATATTGAAAGAGCTTTAAAAAGGTTCAAGAGAAAATTCGAGAAAACTGGCGTTATCAAAGAATTACGTGATCGTCAGAAGTTCACCAAGCCTTCTGTAAGAAGAAGGGAAGAATTGAAGAAGGCAGCATACGTGCAAGGCTTGCAACAACAGGAAGACTAA
- a CDS encoding tyrosine-type recombinase/integrase: protein MSYQESFINFLKYEKRYSPHTVKAYKKDLDRFVEFYTKMVGDFIVKDVDLQLLRSWVVDLMEHDYSPSSVSRMMTAVKSFYNFLLREQVVDVNPAINVPLPKIRKKLPHFVEENNLNHLLDDDLFDNGFRGRRDKLIISLFYGTGIRLAELINLKDRDFNTTEYLVKVLGKRNKERIVPYPREINQLFADYLAVRDSEIVNNSGYLFVTEKGKQIYEKLVYRVVKSNLARVTSLEKKSPHVLRHTYATHLLNNGADLNAVKELLGHANLAATQVYTHTTFEKLQQSYKQAHPRGGKND from the coding sequence ATGAGTTATCAGGAATCGTTTATCAATTTTTTGAAGTATGAGAAGAGATATTCTCCTCATACGGTGAAAGCATATAAAAAAGACCTCGATCGGTTTGTGGAATTTTACACAAAAATGGTCGGGGATTTTATTGTTAAAGATGTTGATCTCCAACTACTGCGTTCTTGGGTGGTAGACTTAATGGAGCACGATTATAGTCCGAGTTCGGTAAGCAGAATGATGACGGCAGTAAAGTCGTTCTATAACTTTTTGCTTCGCGAACAAGTTGTTGATGTTAATCCGGCTATAAATGTTCCGCTTCCTAAAATTAGGAAGAAGTTGCCACATTTTGTTGAGGAAAATAATCTGAATCATTTGTTAGATGATGATCTTTTTGATAATGGGTTCAGAGGGAGGAGAGATAAATTGATCATTTCTTTATTTTACGGGACCGGCATTCGTTTGGCAGAATTAATTAACCTAAAAGATCGGGATTTTAATACTACCGAATACTTGGTAAAGGTGCTGGGGAAAAGGAATAAAGAACGGATTGTACCATATCCAAGAGAAATTAACCAGTTGTTTGCAGATTATTTAGCTGTAAGAGATAGTGAAATAGTAAACAATAGTGGCTATTTATTTGTAACGGAGAAAGGCAAGCAGATTTACGAAAAACTGGTTTACCGCGTTGTTAAAAGTAATTTAGCCAGGGTGACATCTCTTGAAAAGAAGAGCCCGCATGTTTTGAGGCATACTTACGCAACACATTTGTTGAATAATGGTGCCGATCTTAATGCAGTAAAAGAATTGCTGGGGCATGCAAATTTGGCAGCAACTCAGGTGTATACGCATACTACATTCGAGAAGCTGCAACAGAGTTATAAACAAGCCCACCCTCGGGGTGGTAAAAACGATTGA
- the raiA gene encoding ribosome-associated translation inhibitor RaiA produces MEVKINSVHFNADQKLVEFVNKKVNKLDTFFDGILKAEVILKVAKPEAANNKVSELKVSIPSQDYLFAKKQADTFEEATDLAIDAIKKQLVKYKEKLKNK; encoded by the coding sequence ATGGAAGTAAAAATTAATTCAGTGCATTTTAACGCCGACCAGAAGTTGGTGGAATTCGTAAACAAAAAAGTAAACAAACTGGATACTTTTTTTGATGGTATATTAAAGGCGGAGGTAATTCTTAAGGTTGCAAAGCCCGAGGCAGCAAATAATAAAGTTTCTGAGTTAAAAGTTTCCATTCCTTCTCAAGACTATTTGTTCGCAAAAAAGCAGGCAGATACATTTGAAGAAGCGACAGATTTAGCCATTGATGCTATTAAGAAACAGCTAGTTAAATACAAGGAAAAATTGAAGAATAAATAA